The genome window TTTAGGAGAGTCTTAAAACAGgaaacgggggagagagagagaggtggagaggtttagggagagaattcaacagtttagggccccaggcagctgaaggcacgaccatcaatggtggagcaataggaatcgggggatggtcaagaggccggaattggtggagtgcagagatctcggagggtttagcggctggaggaggttacagagatagggtagtttgtaggggctggaggacagtACGGAGATAGGGCttagaggaggttatggagatagggagggttatatgggctggaggaggttacagagatagggagggttttaggggatggaagagattacagagataggataggggctggaggaggttacagagatagggaaggggtgtagggactggaggaggttagattGAGAGCAAGTGAGATGGACTGGGAAAGACTTCGAGaggaggagcagaaagagtgagagggagagacagcgagttaaagagacagaggcaaggaaacagtgagtgagagagacacagacacaagagtgagagagacacagacacaagagttagagaggcagagagagagagagacagagacagggagtaggAGAGAAAGGCTGGGAAAGACTTCGAGAGGAGGAGCAGAAAGATTGAGAGGAAACTCGAGAAAGCGATGGGAAAGAAAGGAAATGGGACACGTTTACCAGCAAAGCCCAGTGACACGGCGAGCAGAAGGATCTTCATCGTTGCTTCAGGTTTCACGATGGTTGACTGCAGACAGCAGGCTGTTTTATAGTCTGTAGGAGCTCTGCTATCAGAGAATAACACGAACACAAGATTCATTAATGATCACAATTGGGGGATATGTCCTTGGGAACATGAGGAGCAGGTGTGTGTTTCTCAGGTACTTTTCCTGGATTGTTTGAGTTCAAAATTACAGTTCATGAGTACAAATCTTACAGTGCGAGACATTTTACAATTTAGGTAGGTTTAGAACTACAGTTGGGTTAAATAATTTTCCTTTCCCGGACTGCAAAACAAGAGACTTTAACAATGAGAATGGGATCCTTCCATGCACTGTGTGACACTGCTAATTCAGCAAAATTATACTGGGACACATAGAGTTAAATTATAAGGATTGTTTTCTGGTCTCCTTTTGAGTTACGATGGTTAACGGGGTGATCGGATTCAAGACTTTTCACTGATATGAAAGAATTCTCgatagagagaagctatttcctcaggttggtgttgggggaggggggagtccagaacaagggggcagaatcttaaaattggagccaggctgttcagggggtgatgtcaggaagaatattcttcacacaaaggggggtagaaatctggaactctccccacccaccccactcccacaaaaAAGCATTGAGGCTGGAAGGGGTCAATTGAAAGTTTCAAAACTGAGAGTAAGGAGGAGAGGGTCCAGGATACAAGGGAGATCTCCCCTGCTCTGCTTCAAAATACTCATTGGAATTGgtatgtccacttgagagggaAATGCTTTAATACCCAAGTGACTGCACCCCTGACAGGGCAGCATGTAGTACAAGGGTATCTGCtacagcaagggttaatgtgggactgggaacagTCCTGCTCACAGTGTGAAGTAAGGAGTCACATGATCAGAGTCTGGTGAGTGTTGTGTGCTGAACAGAGACTAGTGTAGAAGCCAGCATTGATTTAGCGCCTAGCTTGGACCATACCCTGTATAAATGTACATAGCTATGCATTATCAGTAAATACTTAACATTTAACCCTGCAAGgctcagaacctcttcatgagacctactgagTGTGcaacacagcactccctcagcactggcctgGAGCATCAGCCCAGGCCCTGCGCTCCAGCCTCTGGAGTGAGAAGTAAACCCTccatcagaggtgagagtgtcaccCAGTGAACCACTCCCGACACCTTCAACAAGTGGACCCCCAGGAGcataagaaccaggagcaggagtagtccattcggccCGGCCAGTCTGTTCCAGCATTCACTGCAATCATGACCGaccttggacttcaactccattttcccgtcTGCTCCCCCATGTccattgattccctgagagaccaaaaatctgcctctCCCAGTCTGAAATGTGTTCaccgatggagcatccacaaccccctggggtagagaattccaaagattcacaaccctctgagtgaagtcgtttgtcctcatctcagccctaaatgatcagccccttatcctgagactgtgctcctgAGTTTTAGATTCTCTGACCAGCGgagacaatctctcagcgtccaaactgtcaaaccccctcagaatcttgtaggttacaatgagatcgtctctcattcttctaaactccagagaatatggacccaatttactcagctgcTCATCCTAGGACAAACCCCCTCACCCCAGTGAACACCCTAGTGAAcatttgctgtaccacctccagtgCATCTATAGCCTTCCTTAAGTAAAAGCAAAAAGGTGTGAAACTGTTCAGAGGGACTTTTGTGTACTCATGCAAGCAACACAGAAAGTTCACACACAActagcaattagaaaggcaaatggtgtgctggcctttattgcaattgGACTGGAGTACTAGAATAAAAAATTCTTGCtatagttgtacagggttttggtgagaccacagctggagtagtgtgtgcagttttggcaatctgaaatgaaaacagtaagtgctggaaatactcagcagatccagcagcatctgtggagagaaacacattaacgtttcgagtccattgaaactaggagcaggggaaggccattcggcccttcaagcctgctctgccattcattaagatcatggctgatcatccaactcaatagcctgctcccgctttctccccataccctttgatccctttcaccctaagaactatatctaactccttggtCCAACaggactcttctttggaactcatCCTTCCCTtgttaaatgtggagaccaaaacagcacacagtactccaggtgtggtctcacaaaaaCCCTGTACAACCATCGCAAGACTTTTTATTCTACTACTCCAGtcccattgcaataaaggccagcacaccatttgcctttctaattgctagttgtgtgtgaactttgtcttccttgtatgagtacacccaagtcccGCTGAACATCAACATCtcaaagtttcacaccttttaaaaaatattttgtatTTCTAAATTCACTTACcaaagtgaaaatcacacacttCCCACATTTTATCCTCGTCCATTCTTATTCAATTGTTAAGGTTTATTTTACGCTCTAAATTTAGAGAATTCTTTCACTGAATTCCACAGAATTCACAGCATagcaacaggccatttggcccatctgttctgtgctggtgtttctgctccacacgcgcatcctcccaccccctcttcatctcaccccatcaccctatCCTTTTATTCCTCTCCCCCTCATGTATTTATCCTGCTTCCCCCTTAAATAATCGATACTATTCAcctccaccactccctgtggaagcgagttccacattctccccaactctctgggtcaagaagtttctcctgaattccccgttGGATTTATTCGTGACTGTCTCATATTGGGAGAGGTCTTGTGGAACAGTGGGtaacctctgagccagaagctccgggtttgagtcccactccaggagttGATGGCCAAGAAGGGTGCGTTTAtactgcagccaaacaggttgagtatcaagtTGTAAACCTTTCCAACACACGGCAATGGCagacagtaagagtgggagagattccagCCATGTGAAAGAAAGAAATTGGTGCCTCTTGCattactatccatagctccaggttgCAACATGTGTGTAAAAGTGTATTGCCCTAGCAGCTCGGATTCCCTGAGTGATGTCACACGACGCCACCATTTTGTATCGTTGACCCCAAATTGGACACAGACTCTACTTTTAAATTAAGGTATATGAGCACCTTTCGGCTCTCCCTCACCCAGAGAAAACAGCCCCAGGTAACGGAATTCTGCACAATTTGCCGAACATCTTGCACCCTAACAACCGACTGACAGATTAGCTCACCTGAGCTGGGCCAGGCTAAAGTGTGATACACAACCCAGGAAAAgtaactgagaaacacacacctgCTCCTCATGTTCCCAAGGACGTGTCCCCCACTTGTGATCATTAATGAATCTTGTGTTCGTGTTATTCTCTGATAGCAGCGCTCCTACACCCTATAAAACAGCCCTGCTCTCTGCAGTCAGCCATTGTGAAACCTGAAGCAACGATGAAGATCCTTCTGCTCGCCGTGTCACTGGGCTTTGCTGGTAAATGTGTCCCACTTCCTTTCTTTCCCATGGCTCTCTCGAgtttcctctcactctttctgctcctcctCTCGAAGCCTTTCCCagcccatctctctcaccctctgtctttctgatttgctgtctctctcactcgctgcctctcactctgtgtgtgtctctctctcttactctcattctctgtctctctcactcgctgattccccctctctctctgtctctctcactcggtgtctctctctctctgtctctccctctctctcactcgctgtctctctctgtctctcactcgctgcctctcggtctctcactcactgtctctctctgtctctctctctgtctctctctctctcttactcactgtttctttctgtgtctctttctctgtctatccccctctttcactcactgtctctcactgtctttctctgtctctccttctctctctgtctctctcactcgctgtcgctttctgtctctcactctctgcctctccctctctctatttctctctctatctctgtctctctccctcactgtctctgtctctcactctctgtctctctttgtctcactctcacgctctgtctctctcacttgctgtctccccctctctctgtcttacttactcgctgtctctctctctctgtctctccctctctctccctctctgtctctctccctccctctgtctctgtccctccctctgtctctctccctccctctgtctctctccctccctctgtctctctccctccctctgtctctctctctctctctctctctctgtctctctctctctgtctcactcactctgcctctctctctctgtctctctctctccgtctctctctatcccgttctctcgctctctctcttactcgctgtctcactctctgtctctccctctctctctgtctctctcactcgctgtctccccctctctctctgtttctctcactcgctgtctctctctctcttactctctctctgtctctccctccctctctctctcccttactcgctgtctcactttctgtccctccctctctctctctgtctctctctcactctgtctctctctttctctgtctctccctctgtctctgtctctcactccaagtcactctctgtctctccctcactctctccctcactctctctccccctctctctctccccctctctgtctgtctgtctccccctcgctctctgtctgtctgtctccccctctctctctgtctgtctgtctccccctctctctgtctctcggtctccccctctctctctgtctgtctccccctctctctctgtctgtctgtctctctctctctgtctgtctgtctctctctctctctctctgtctgtctgtctctctctctctctgtctgtctctctctctctctctgtctccgccctctctctctctgtctcccccctctctctctctcttactcgctgtctcactttctccatctctctcagtcactgtctctctccatctctctctctctgtctctctccatctctctctctctgtctctctctctcactctctgtctctctctttctctgtctctccatctctctctgtctctcactctgtcactctctgtctctccctcactctatgtctgtctctccctctctctctgtctctctctgtctctccttctctatctctgtgtctctccctctctccctctctctctgtctgtctctgcctctctgtctctctctttgtctgtctctctctctctgtctgtgtctccccctgtctctgcatctctccctctccctctctgtctctccctctctctctgtctctccgtctctctgtctctccctcgctctctgtctctctcactcactgtctctctctctgtctcactcgttgtctctctgcttctctgtctttcacttgcaatctctctctctctctctgtctctctctctctgtctcactctctctgtctcactctctctgtctgtctctctctgtctgtctctctctgtctcactctctctgtctgtctctccctctgactgtctctccctctgactgtctctccccctgtctctgtctctcccctgtcTCATTCGCTGTCTAactctcttactctctgtctctcccactctgtctctcccactttgtatctcccactctgtctctctcccactctgtctctatccctctctgcctctgcctctctgcctctctctctctccgcctctctctctctctctgcctctctttctctctgcccctctctctcactctgtctctctctcattctgtctctccctccctctctgtctctccatccctctgtgtctctccctccctctgtgtctctccctccctctgtgtctctccctccctctttgtctctccctccctctctgtctctctccctctgtctctctccctctctgtttttgCTGCTTGTCCCTCTGTTTACTCCAGTGTTTAACGCTGATCTCTCTTCTCTTGGTCCCACAGCTGCTGCCCCTCGCGATGATGACAAGATTGTTGGTGGTTACGAGTGTGCGAAGCACTCAGTGCCCTGGATTGTCTCTCTCAACGTGGGATGGCACATGTGTGGGGGATCTCTGATCCACCCCGAATGGGTGGTCTCCGCCGGTCACTGCTATCAGAGGCAAGTACCGAGGGCTCTGCGTGAAAAGAGGTTAAAAGGTCAAAGGGAGAGTTTACGCTTCGAACCTAGAGCTTGGTTCTCGAGTTTTGCAGGCTTCTTGATGAACGTCCCAAGATTGTGTTTGTATCGTGTGGGGAAGGTTGGGACGACTGAAGCTATTGCCTTTGGTCCCCGTGACCAACTCCGTTCCCCAGTCATCAAtacacccccttcccctccctggtCACTATCTGACCAGACCATTCTCACCCTCATTGTCCAGTTAACCCTGAGCTGAGCATCCACCCccctatcatctccatcaccaagactgcccatttccacctccgtaacatcacccCACTCCGCCATTGCCTCAGCTTATcgactgctgaaaccctcatccacctCAAGCTTGACTACTCCAGCACGCTGTAGTCCAGCCTCCGTGATCTTAAAGGCTGTGTTagtgggatgagggtgagtgagaggctcaAGTGGAGTGTAAAACAGTGGCACAGCGCAGTTGGGCTAAGTGACCAGTTTCTGTGGTAAATTCTGATTTAATGAAAGCGTTCTGGAAAAGACACACTGCACAACGGAATAACAATAGCTGAAATATAATGTGCGGAAGTGTGAGGTTCTTCACTTTGATAAGTGAATTTAGAAAATTTGAATATCTTGAAACGTAGAAATGTTGATGTTGAAAGAGGCAAGATCCCACTGTTCAAGGAGCACAAAGAAAGCAAACAacatgttgtcctttattgcaaggggattggagtacaggaataaacaggacttgctgcaattgtacaaggctttgCGGAGACTGTATCAATAACACAGcgcctagttctggtctccaaaACCTCACTGCCCCATACCCAAACTCACAGCAACTCCTGTTCCCTCATCAGCCTCTGTTGCTCGCTGACTAACGTTGGCTCCCAGTCTGCAACTCATTGactctaaaattctcatccttgctttcaaaccaATACATGATCACTTGCCCTCTCCGTACGTCCCCCTCTCCataccctacaactctccctatctttgtaacctcctccagcccctacaaccctcatctctgtaacctcctccagcccctacaaccctccctatctctgtaacctcctccagcccctacaacactccctatctttgtaacatcctccagcctctacaaccctccctatctctgtaacctcctccagcccctgcaacccttcctatctctgtaacctcctccagcccctacaagcctccctatctctgtaacccgctccagcccctacaaccctccctatctctgtcacctcctccagcacctacaacgctccctacctctgtaaactcctccagccctacaaccctccctatctctgtaacctcctccagcccctacaaccctccctatctctgcaacctcttccagcccctacaaccctcccggcctctgtaccctcctccattTGTGGCCTCTCGAGCAACCTGAGATTTTGCTGGCTCCTGTGTGGGATTCAGGAATACAGGGAGATAGAAAATAACTTTTCCTCCAAAGAGTAGTGGGGAGGAATtatgagacccacacacacatacccctccacCCCGAAGACCTTCAGATGATAAACTGTTGGACGTATTGACACTTAATTGGGAGTTAAGGGACTGAGGGATATTCAGAAAGGGCTGTGAACTGGGACTTAACATTTGGCATTGACAACAGAAATGGAGGATGGGCCCAAGAGGCCTCTCTTCCTGTCTTCCCAAGTTGTCACGAGCCCTTCTCATTGCCCTGTGGAAAACAGACTAGCGTTCCCTTTACTGTCATTCCAAGCCCAGGAAGCTGATAGGGAACAGCCAAGTTAGCGCTGCCCGCCAATGGGCTGAAGCAAGTTGGCCACCGGTCAACCACAGTCACGTACTAAGCTGGTTCTCTATTTTATTCCTAGTCATATCCAGGTGCGTCTGGGGGAGCACGACATCATGGCTGATGAGGGCACCGAGCAATTCATTGAATCTGCCAGAGTCATCAGACACCCTGGGTATAGCTACTACACCCTGGACAACGACATCATGCTGATCAAACTGTCCAAACCTGCCGCACTCAACAGCAACGTGGGGACCATCGCCCTGCCGAGCAGCTGTGCCTTTACCGGGGAATATTGCCTGATATCCGGCTGGGGaaacaccatgtccaacggtaaggggcagagagggagatgaCTCGACCCGAGTCTCTGCGAGTGCtcgctgggggtgtgtgggagggaggtcaGGGTTTAGCAATGGGCCGGAAGATGAAGCTCTTACACTGAGCTGTACCGATAGCAATAATCCCACAGGGTCTTCAGTAAACAGGCCGACATTTATCAGCAAAGTATGTTCCTCGCCTCGGCTATACAagtatttggacagccaagggctgattaaggatagtcagcatggctttgtgcgtggtaggtcgtgtttaacgaacgtTGTAAattttttcgaggaggttaccaagaaagtaaaTGAAGgtaaggctgtggatgttgtctacatagaCTTTAGTGAGGCcgttgacaaggtcccacattggagttagttcagaaggttcagacacttggtatccatggagaggttgtaaactgcgttcgaaattggctgtgtaggAGAAGacagagaatggtagtggatgattgcttctcagactgcaGGTCTGTGACTCTGGTGTGCCTCAGGattctgtgctgggaccattgttgtttgttgtctatatcaatggtttggatgataatatggtaaattggatcagcaagtttgctgatgacactaagattggaggcgttgtggacagcaaggaagtctttcaaagcttgcagagagatctggacccactggaaaaatgggccagaaaatggcagatggaatttaatgcagaaaagtgtgaggtgttgcattttggaaggacaaacccaGGTAGGACATAcatagtaaatggtagggcactgaggagtgtggaggaacaaagggatctgggagttcagatacctAATTCCCTGAAAGTagtgtcacaggtagacaggttTGTAaggaaagcttttggcatactggccttcataaatcaaagtattgagtataggagttgagatgttatggtgaggttggatAAGACATTGATGAGGCCaattttggagtattgtgtgcagttctggtcgcctaactacaggaaggatatcagtaagattgagagagtgcagagaagatttaataagatgttgccgggtcttaaggagttgaactacagggaaagattaaacaggttaggacttcattccttggagcgtagaaggatgaggggagattagatagaagtttacaaaattatgagggatataGACAAAGTAAATGCgggtaggctctttccacttagattaggagagataaacacgagaggacgtggctttagggtgaaaggggaaaggtttagggggaacattagggggaacttcttcactcagagagtggtgagagtgtggaacaagctaccatctgacgtggtaaatgcgggctcactcttaagttttaagaataaattgaatagatacatggatgggagaggtctggagggttatggactcggtgcaggtcaatgggattagcggaataatatttcggca of Carcharodon carcharias isolate sCarCar2 chromosome 29, sCarCar2.pri, whole genome shotgun sequence contains these proteins:
- the LOC121271102 gene encoding trypsin-like, whose protein sequence is MKILLLAVSLGFAAAAPRDDDKIVGGYECAKHSVPWIVSLNVGWHMCGGSLIHPEWVVSAGHCYQSHIQVRLGEHDIMADEGTEQFIESARVIRHPGYSYYTLDNDIMLIKLSKPAALNSNVGTIALPSSCAFTGEYCLISGWGNTMSNAVSGEQLQCLYAPVLSNADCEGSYPGMITKSMMCVGYLDGGKDACQGDSGGPVVCNGVLQGIVSWGYGCAERGYPGVYTKVCNYVSWIQDTIAAN